The following are encoded in a window of Haliaeetus albicilla chromosome 1, bHalAlb1.1, whole genome shotgun sequence genomic DNA:
- the SLC34A2 gene encoding sodium-dependent phosphate transport protein 2B isoform X1, translating to MKANFAQHLSIYIAGFSGCPVDPFALLSGNKEVSQIMAPWPEVEKPETNNYIGDSSKQNQNMAGKEGENHKGNVASLGNKGEIQPAFSTVALIDETTPEEGDPWALPELQDTGVKWSELDRKGKIIRVLYGIGKFIMLLGLLYLFVCSLDVLSSAFQLVGGKAAGDIFQDDSVLSNPVAGLVIGVLVTVMVQSSSTSSSIVVSMVSSTLLTVRSAIPIIMGANIGTSVTNTIVALMQAGDRNEFRRAFAGATIHDFFNWLAVFALLPIEVISGYLYHLTSAIVESFHLESGEDAPELLKVITDPFTKLIIELDKSVINAIATNDESAKNRSLVKIWCITETNVTLQNVTIPPSENCTSPDLCWTEGNTTWTIKNVTETEYISKCQHLFADTDLPDLAIGLILLALSLLVLCSCLVMIVKLLNSVLKGQVASVIKKTINTDFPFPFTWLAGYLAMLAGAGMTFIVQSSSVFTSAITPLVGIGVISIERSYPLTLGANIGTTTTAILAALASPGSTLKYSLQIALCHFFFNISGIILFYPLPFTRLPIRMCKTLGNITAKYRWFAIFYLLVCFFLLPLFVFGLSLAGWPVLLGVCLPLFLLFIAVVVINIMQSKRPHSLPEKLQNWDFLPIWMHSLEPWDNIIMSSLSFCGKHCCGFCKCCKVNAEQEGAKDKQLKTMEVYENTIAMADEERGGRRAPAAACVEKTGTNNTAL from the exons ATGAAAGCAAACTTTGCTCAACACCTGTCTATATATATTGCAGGTTTCAGTGGCTGCCCAGTTGATCCGTTCGCTCTGTTGTCTGGGAATAAAGAAGTG TCACAGATCATGGCTCCCTGGCCTGAGGTGGAAAAGCCTGAAACCAATAACTATATTGGGGACTCctccaaacaaaaccagaacatggctgggaaagaaggagaaaatcaCAAAG GCAACGTGGCTTCACTTGGAAATAAAGGAGAAATTCAACCTGCGTTTTCCACAGTAGCCTTGATAGATGAGACAACGCCAGAAGAAGGTGACCCATGGGCTCTGCCGGAACTGCAGGACACTGGGGTCAAGTGGTCAG AACTggatagaaaaggaaaaatcattcGTGTACTCTACGGGATAGGGAAGTTTATTATGCTACTTGGATTACTCTACTTGTTCGTGTGTTCTCTGGATGTACTGAGCTCTGCTTTTCAACTGGTAGGAG GTAAAGCAGCAGGGGACATTTTTCAGGATGATTCAGTGCTGTCTAATCCTGTTGCGGGATTGGTGATTGGAGTTCTGGTGACCGTTATGGTCCAGAGCTCCAGCACTTCTTCATCCATTGTGGTCAGCATGGTGTCCTCCACAT tGCTGACTGTTCGATCAGCTATTCCTATCATAATGGGGGCAAACATTGGCACCTCAGTTACAAACACGATTGTGGCACTCATGCAAGCTGGGGACAGGAACGAATTTAGAAG GGCCTTTGCTGGGGCAACAATCCATGATTTCTTTAACTGGCTCGCTGTGTTTGCGCTATTGCCTATTGAAGTTATTTCTGGCTATCTTTACCATCTCACCAGTGCTATAGTTGAATCCTTTCATCTTGAAAGTGGTGAGGATGCCCCTGAGCTACTAAAAGTTATCACAGACCCCTTTACAAAGCTCATCATTGAG cttgataaGTCAGTAATAAATGCAATTGCTACAAATGATGAATCAGCAAAAAACAGAAGCCTGGTAAAGATTTGGTGCATAACTGAAACCAATGTG ACACTGCAGAATGTCACAATTCCACCTTCAGAAAACTGCACATCTCCTGACCTTTGCTGGACCGAAGGAAACACGACATGGACCATCAAGAATGTAACTGAAACAGAATATATCAGTAAAT gccAGCACCTCTTTGCAGACACAGACCTGCCTGATCTTGCCATCGGTCTCATCCTTCTGGCTTTGTCCCTGCTTGTTCTGTGCTCCTGTTTGGTCATGATTGTTAAACTATTAAACTCTGTGCTTAAAGGACAAGTGGCAAGCGTTATCAAGAAGACAATCAACACTG atttccCATTTCCTTTTACTTGGCTAGCTGGATACCTGGCTATGCTTGCAGGGGCTGGTATGACCTTCATTGTCCAAAGTAGTTCTGTTTTCACATCTGCTATTACACCCCTTGTTG GCATTGGTGTTATAAGCATTGAGCGCTCTTATCCCCTTACCTTAGGAGCTAATATTGGCACAACCACAACAGCTATACTTGCAGCTTTAGCAAGTCCAGGGAGTAccttaaaatattctttacaG attGCCTTGTGCCactttttcttcaatatttctgggattattttgttttaccCACTACCCTTTACCCGGCTGCCAATCCGCATGTGCAAGACCTTGGGGAACATAACAGCCAAGTACAGATGGTTTGCTATATTTTATCTTCTCGTCTGCTTCTTTCTGTTGCCTTTGTTTGTATTTGGTCTGTCACTGGCAGGCTGGCCAGTCCTTTTGGGTGTTTGCCTTcccctgtttcttctttttattgctgtggTTGTAATTAATATTATGCAGTCAAAGCGACCACATTCACTGCCTGAGAAGCTCCAAAATTGGGATTTCCTACCCATCTGGATGCACTCCCTAGAGCCCTGGGACAATATAATTATGTCTTCGCTCTCCTTTTGTGGGAAACACTGCTGCGGtttctgcaagtgctgcaaagtCAATGCAGAACAGGAGGGTGCCAAAGACAAGCAACTAAAAACTATGGAGGTTTATGAAAACACCATTGCAATGGCTGATGAAGAAAGAGGTGGAAGAAGGGCACCAGCTGCAGCTTGTGTTGAAAAAACAGGCACAAACAACACGGCCTTATAG
- the SLC34A2 gene encoding sodium-dependent phosphate transport protein 2B isoform X2 codes for MAPWPEVEKPETNNYIGDSSKQNQNMAGKEGENHKGNVASLGNKGEIQPAFSTVALIDETTPEEGDPWALPELQDTGVKWSELDRKGKIIRVLYGIGKFIMLLGLLYLFVCSLDVLSSAFQLVGGKAAGDIFQDDSVLSNPVAGLVIGVLVTVMVQSSSTSSSIVVSMVSSTLLTVRSAIPIIMGANIGTSVTNTIVALMQAGDRNEFRRAFAGATIHDFFNWLAVFALLPIEVISGYLYHLTSAIVESFHLESGEDAPELLKVITDPFTKLIIELDKSVINAIATNDESAKNRSLVKIWCITETNVTLQNVTIPPSENCTSPDLCWTEGNTTWTIKNVTETEYISKCQHLFADTDLPDLAIGLILLALSLLVLCSCLVMIVKLLNSVLKGQVASVIKKTINTDFPFPFTWLAGYLAMLAGAGMTFIVQSSSVFTSAITPLVGIGVISIERSYPLTLGANIGTTTTAILAALASPGSTLKYSLQIALCHFFFNISGIILFYPLPFTRLPIRMCKTLGNITAKYRWFAIFYLLVCFFLLPLFVFGLSLAGWPVLLGVCLPLFLLFIAVVVINIMQSKRPHSLPEKLQNWDFLPIWMHSLEPWDNIIMSSLSFCGKHCCGFCKCCKVNAEQEGAKDKQLKTMEVYENTIAMADEERGGRRAPAAACVEKTGTNNTAL; via the exons ATGGCTCCCTGGCCTGAGGTGGAAAAGCCTGAAACCAATAACTATATTGGGGACTCctccaaacaaaaccagaacatggctgggaaagaaggagaaaatcaCAAAG GCAACGTGGCTTCACTTGGAAATAAAGGAGAAATTCAACCTGCGTTTTCCACAGTAGCCTTGATAGATGAGACAACGCCAGAAGAAGGTGACCCATGGGCTCTGCCGGAACTGCAGGACACTGGGGTCAAGTGGTCAG AACTggatagaaaaggaaaaatcattcGTGTACTCTACGGGATAGGGAAGTTTATTATGCTACTTGGATTACTCTACTTGTTCGTGTGTTCTCTGGATGTACTGAGCTCTGCTTTTCAACTGGTAGGAG GTAAAGCAGCAGGGGACATTTTTCAGGATGATTCAGTGCTGTCTAATCCTGTTGCGGGATTGGTGATTGGAGTTCTGGTGACCGTTATGGTCCAGAGCTCCAGCACTTCTTCATCCATTGTGGTCAGCATGGTGTCCTCCACAT tGCTGACTGTTCGATCAGCTATTCCTATCATAATGGGGGCAAACATTGGCACCTCAGTTACAAACACGATTGTGGCACTCATGCAAGCTGGGGACAGGAACGAATTTAGAAG GGCCTTTGCTGGGGCAACAATCCATGATTTCTTTAACTGGCTCGCTGTGTTTGCGCTATTGCCTATTGAAGTTATTTCTGGCTATCTTTACCATCTCACCAGTGCTATAGTTGAATCCTTTCATCTTGAAAGTGGTGAGGATGCCCCTGAGCTACTAAAAGTTATCACAGACCCCTTTACAAAGCTCATCATTGAG cttgataaGTCAGTAATAAATGCAATTGCTACAAATGATGAATCAGCAAAAAACAGAAGCCTGGTAAAGATTTGGTGCATAACTGAAACCAATGTG ACACTGCAGAATGTCACAATTCCACCTTCAGAAAACTGCACATCTCCTGACCTTTGCTGGACCGAAGGAAACACGACATGGACCATCAAGAATGTAACTGAAACAGAATATATCAGTAAAT gccAGCACCTCTTTGCAGACACAGACCTGCCTGATCTTGCCATCGGTCTCATCCTTCTGGCTTTGTCCCTGCTTGTTCTGTGCTCCTGTTTGGTCATGATTGTTAAACTATTAAACTCTGTGCTTAAAGGACAAGTGGCAAGCGTTATCAAGAAGACAATCAACACTG atttccCATTTCCTTTTACTTGGCTAGCTGGATACCTGGCTATGCTTGCAGGGGCTGGTATGACCTTCATTGTCCAAAGTAGTTCTGTTTTCACATCTGCTATTACACCCCTTGTTG GCATTGGTGTTATAAGCATTGAGCGCTCTTATCCCCTTACCTTAGGAGCTAATATTGGCACAACCACAACAGCTATACTTGCAGCTTTAGCAAGTCCAGGGAGTAccttaaaatattctttacaG attGCCTTGTGCCactttttcttcaatatttctgggattattttgttttaccCACTACCCTTTACCCGGCTGCCAATCCGCATGTGCAAGACCTTGGGGAACATAACAGCCAAGTACAGATGGTTTGCTATATTTTATCTTCTCGTCTGCTTCTTTCTGTTGCCTTTGTTTGTATTTGGTCTGTCACTGGCAGGCTGGCCAGTCCTTTTGGGTGTTTGCCTTcccctgtttcttctttttattgctgtggTTGTAATTAATATTATGCAGTCAAAGCGACCACATTCACTGCCTGAGAAGCTCCAAAATTGGGATTTCCTACCCATCTGGATGCACTCCCTAGAGCCCTGGGACAATATAATTATGTCTTCGCTCTCCTTTTGTGGGAAACACTGCTGCGGtttctgcaagtgctgcaaagtCAATGCAGAACAGGAGGGTGCCAAAGACAAGCAACTAAAAACTATGGAGGTTTATGAAAACACCATTGCAATGGCTGATGAAGAAAGAGGTGGAAGAAGGGCACCAGCTGCAGCTTGTGTTGAAAAAACAGGCACAAACAACACGGCCTTATAG